The following are encoded in a window of Flavobacterium cupriresistens genomic DNA:
- the sucD gene encoding succinate--CoA ligase subunit alpha — translation MSVLVNKDSKIIVQGFTGSEGTFHASQMIEYGTNVVGGVTPGKGGTSHLDRPVFNTVKDAVEQAGADTSIIFVPPAFAADAIMEAADAGIKVIIAITEGIPVADMIKANNYVKERNSRLIGPNCPGVITPGEAKVGIMPGFVFKKGTVGIVSKSGTLTYEAADQVVKQGLGITTAIGIGGDPIIGTTTKEAVELLMNDPETEIIIMIGEIGGQLEADAAKWVRADGNRKPVVGFIAGETAPAGRTMGHAGAIVGGSDDTAAAKKQIMRDNGIHVVDSPAEIGKKVKEILG, via the coding sequence ATGAGTGTTTTAGTTAATAAAGATTCCAAAATAATTGTTCAAGGATTTACAGGTAGCGAAGGAACTTTCCACGCTTCTCAAATGATTGAGTACGGTACTAATGTTGTTGGTGGTGTTACTCCTGGAAAAGGTGGAACTAGCCATTTAGATCGTCCGGTTTTTAATACCGTAAAAGACGCTGTAGAGCAAGCTGGAGCTGATACATCTATCATTTTTGTTCCGCCGGCTTTTGCTGCTGATGCAATTATGGAAGCTGCTGATGCTGGAATTAAAGTAATTATTGCTATTACTGAAGGAATTCCTGTTGCAGATATGATTAAAGCAAATAATTATGTTAAAGAAAGAAATTCCAGATTAATCGGACCAAACTGTCCAGGTGTTATTACTCCGGGAGAAGCTAAAGTTGGTATTATGCCAGGTTTCGTTTTCAAAAAAGGAACTGTTGGTATCGTATCTAAATCAGGAACTTTAACTTACGAAGCTGCTGATCAGGTTGTAAAACAAGGTTTAGGAATTACTACTGCTATCGGAATTGGTGGAGATCCAATTATCGGAACTACAACTAAAGAAGCTGTTGAATTATTAATGAACGATCCTGAAACTGAAATTATCATCATGATTGGTGAAATTGGAGGTCAATTAGAAGCTGATGCTGCTAAATGGGTAAGAGCTGATGGTAACCGTAAACCAGTTGTTGGTTTTATCGCCGGAGAAACTGCTCCTGCTGGTAGAACAATGGGTCACGCAGGTGCTATTGTTGGTGGTTCTGATGATACAGCTGCTGCTAAAAAACAAATTATGAGAGACAACGGAATTCACGTTGTTGATTCACCAGCTGAAATTGGTAAAAAAGTAAAAGAAATACTTGGATAA
- a CDS encoding SusC/RagA family TonB-linked outer membrane protein, protein MKKPVVKQRLLHRIMKITLFQFVLALIFSSVAMANDINGQKKLDTKVTITVENLTLDNALSKLAKSAQVKFSYNSRITQLNQRVSIEANDETLSAILSRILEPLNISYAEISNQIILQKSSKNIFSGAETPASLFDVLVPGPIIRGKVTDPSGVPLPGATVLAKGSKVAVLTDFDGNFSIEMPANSTALVISYVGMETKEIGISNTTPTIVLNEAGQNLKEVVVTTGYEKTSKRTFTGAISKISGTELKVDGVVDISRMIEGKAAGVTVQNVTGTFGTAPKITVRGSSSIFGDTKPLWVIDGVVQEDIINISFADLASGNSETLLSSAVAGLNSNDIQSIEILKDASATSIYGSRSLNGVVVVTTKQGRRDSPLKVSYSVENTVRTVPSYTQYDILNSQESMSILKEMEQKGFLDMPSTLQGRYGGVYNILSKEINTYNTSNGQFGVRNEQPYMNQFLKKYELGNTDWFKVLFRPSITQNHSLSFSGGGKNNTFYASLGYYTDPGWTIADSVKQLSSNIKGTFYVNDRLNITLSTLASVRDQTAPGSYESQQDVVFGNVTRDFDINPFNYVLSTSRTLRPYNDAGGLEYYRNNWAPMNIINELQNNVLEIKVKDIRFQLDLDYKINKHLSYNLTGSARYANTSREHKIYENSNVVGAYKAGTEYGADGANTIVRDANIFLYKDPNDLTAQPISVLPNGGFLRKFTNDLTSYNIRNSVTYRNTLNEKHELEGFFGTELRSLDRNSDNFTAAGLQYDRGLTAFTDPKLIEKIINEGNSYYGLSAERERTVGFFGKVGYTYDRRYTGSITGRYDGSNRQGNSGSSRWLPTYTFSGKWNVAEEKFMKNVESINNLALRASYGLTATAGPATNSLAIYKSFITDRLGIPDRETGIDIEQLQNSDLTWEKQYETNIGVDLGMFNNRVQFTTDVYSRKAFDLVDFVVTSGIGGQKIKQGNNANMETKGIEIGFTTQNIVTDKFKWSTTLNFSVFNQKITKLENQPTAFDLVDGNGGNALGRPRNSIYSYQFTGLNNQGLPTFVMQDGEDDKVTGANFQDTENVTKYLKYEGSIEPNKSIGLANTFTYKSWSLYVFFVGSGGNKVRLNPAFSSQYDDLAVFTKDFTNRWINPGDEQRTDVPVIADKRLITNYGGVNTLGRAYNTYNYSDVRIADGDFIRLKNVSLSWEFPNDFKKKLGVSTFTLKGSAVNPWLIYSDKRLNGQDPEFRNTGGVAFPITTQYSFTLNLSF, encoded by the coding sequence ATGAAAAAACCAGTTGTTAAACAACGATTACTCCATCGAATCATGAAAATAACACTATTTCAGTTTGTCTTAGCACTTATCTTTTCAAGTGTTGCTATGGCAAACGATATAAATGGACAAAAGAAACTAGACACCAAAGTTACAATTACAGTTGAAAATTTAACTTTGGATAACGCATTGTCTAAACTTGCAAAATCGGCTCAGGTTAAGTTTTCTTATAATTCAAGAATAACACAACTCAACCAAAGAGTTAGTATAGAAGCAAATGATGAGACCTTATCGGCAATTTTGTCGAGAATTCTGGAACCCTTAAATATTTCATACGCTGAAATTAGCAATCAGATTATATTGCAAAAAAGCAGCAAGAATATTTTTTCAGGCGCAGAAACTCCGGCTTCATTATTTGATGTTCTGGTTCCGGGACCAATCATTAGAGGTAAAGTTACGGACCCAAGTGGAGTTCCGTTACCTGGTGCAACCGTATTGGCTAAGGGATCAAAAGTAGCTGTATTAACGGACTTTGACGGTAATTTCTCTATCGAAATGCCGGCAAATAGTACCGCTTTAGTAATTTCTTATGTTGGTATGGAGACTAAAGAAATTGGAATATCGAATACTACCCCAACTATTGTTTTGAACGAAGCAGGACAGAACTTAAAAGAGGTTGTAGTAACTACCGGTTACGAAAAAACATCAAAAAGAACTTTTACAGGAGCGATTAGTAAAATTTCGGGTACTGAATTAAAAGTAGACGGTGTTGTAGATATCAGTAGAATGATTGAAGGAAAAGCAGCGGGTGTAACGGTTCAGAACGTTACCGGAACATTTGGTACTGCTCCTAAAATTACAGTTCGTGGATCTTCTTCCATTTTTGGTGATACAAAACCATTATGGGTTATCGATGGTGTGGTACAAGAAGATATCATCAACATTTCATTTGCAGATTTAGCTTCAGGAAACTCTGAAACTTTGTTGAGTTCTGCAGTTGCGGGATTAAACTCAAATGACATCCAAAGTATTGAAATTTTGAAAGATGCATCAGCTACTTCAATCTATGGTTCAAGATCATTAAATGGAGTTGTAGTTGTTACAACAAAACAAGGACGTAGAGATTCTCCTTTAAAAGTAAGTTATTCTGTTGAAAATACAGTTAGAACAGTTCCAAGTTACACACAGTACGATATTCTAAATTCTCAGGAATCTATGAGTATTTTAAAAGAAATGGAACAAAAAGGTTTTCTTGACATGCCATCAACTCTTCAGGGTAGATATGGTGGGGTTTACAATATTCTTTCAAAAGAAATTAACACCTACAACACATCAAATGGACAGTTCGGGGTTAGAAACGAGCAACCTTATATGAATCAGTTTCTGAAAAAATACGAATTAGGAAACACAGATTGGTTCAAAGTTTTATTCAGACCTTCAATTACACAAAATCACTCTTTAAGCTTTTCAGGTGGTGGAAAAAACAATACTTTTTATGCATCATTGGGTTATTACACAGATCCGGGATGGACAATTGCTGACAGTGTAAAACAATTATCATCGAATATTAAAGGAACTTTTTATGTAAACGACAGATTAAACATCACGTTGTCTACCTTAGCTTCTGTTCGTGATCAAACCGCTCCGGGAAGTTACGAAAGCCAACAAGATGTTGTATTCGGTAACGTAACCAGAGATTTTGATATCAACCCGTTCAATTATGTTTTAAGTACGAGCAGAACACTTCGTCCTTATAATGACGCAGGTGGATTAGAGTACTACAGAAATAACTGGGCTCCAATGAATATTATTAACGAATTGCAAAACAATGTTTTAGAAATTAAAGTAAAAGACATCCGTTTTCAATTGGATTTAGATTATAAAATCAACAAACATTTAAGTTATAATCTTACAGGTTCTGCGCGTTATGCCAATACTTCAAGAGAGCACAAAATTTACGAAAATTCAAATGTTGTAGGAGCTTACAAAGCGGGTACAGAATATGGTGCAGATGGCGCAAACACAATCGTTAGAGACGCTAACATCTTTTTATATAAAGATCCGAACGATTTAACAGCACAACCAATTTCTGTATTACCTAATGGTGGATTCTTAAGAAAATTCACTAACGACCTGACTTCTTACAATATCAGAAACAGTGTGACGTACAGAAATACTTTGAATGAAAAGCATGAATTAGAAGGCTTTTTCGGTACAGAGCTAAGATCTTTAGACAGAAACAGTGATAATTTTACTGCTGCAGGACTTCAATACGACAGAGGATTAACAGCTTTTACCGATCCAAAACTTATTGAAAAAATTATTAATGAAGGAAACTCTTACTATGGATTAAGTGCTGAAAGAGAAAGAACAGTTGGTTTCTTTGGTAAAGTAGGATATACGTATGATCGTCGTTATACAGGATCGATTACAGGTCGTTATGACGGATCAAACAGACAAGGAAACAGTGGTTCTTCAAGATGGCTTCCGACTTATACTTTTAGTGGAAAATGGAATGTTGCTGAAGAAAAATTCATGAAAAATGTAGAATCTATCAATAATTTAGCTTTAAGAGCATCTTATGGGCTTACTGCAACAGCCGGTCCGGCGACCAACTCATTAGCGATCTACAAAAGTTTTATTACAGACCGTCTAGGTATTCCAGACAGAGAAACAGGAATTGATATTGAGCAGTTACAAAACTCTGATTTGACTTGGGAAAAACAGTACGAAACCAACATCGGTGTTGATTTAGGAATGTTTAATAACAGAGTTCAGTTTACAACAGACGTTTATAGCCGTAAAGCATTTGATTTAGTTGATTTTGTTGTTACTTCAGGAATTGGAGGACAAAAAATCAAGCAAGGAAATAATGCTAATATGGAAACTAAAGGTATTGAGATTGGTTTTACTACTCAAAACATTGTTACAGATAAATTTAAATGGTCAACAACACTTAATTTCTCTGTGTTCAACCAAAAGATTACAAAATTAGAAAATCAACCTACAGCATTTGATTTAGTTGATGGAAATGGAGGAAATGCTCTTGGTCGTCCTAGAAATTCAATCTATTCTTACCAATTTACAGGTTTAAATAACCAAGGATTACCAACTTTTGTGATGCAGGATGGTGAAGATGATAAAGTAACTGGAGCTAATTTTCAGGATACTGAAAATGTTACTAAGTACTTGAAATACGAAGGTTCAATCGAGCCAAACAAATCAATTGGTTTAGCTAACACGTTTACATACAAAAGCTGGTCATTATATGTGTTTTTCGTAGGATCAGGTGGAAACAAAGTTCGTTTAAACCCGGCATTCAGCAGTCAATACGATGATTTAGCTGTGTTTACAAAAGATTTCACAAATCGTTGGATCAATCCAGGTGACGAACAACGTACAGACGTTCCGGTTATTGCTGACAAACGTTTGATTACAAATTACGGTGGAGTTAATACGCTTGGACGTGCTTACAATACTTATAATTATTCTGATGTTAGAATTGCAGATGGTGATTTCATAAGACTAAAAAATGTTTCACTTAGCTGGGAATTCCCTAATGATTTCAAGAAAAAATTAGGCGTAAGTACCTTTACATTAAAAGGTTCAGCAGTTAACCCTTGGTTGATCTATTCTGATAAGAGATTAAACGGACAAGATCCTGAATTCCGTAATACAGGAGGTGTAGCTTTCCCAATTACAACACAATACAGTTTTACTTTAAACCTTTCATTTTAA
- a CDS encoding UDP-3-O-(3-hydroxymyristoyl)glucosamine N-acyltransferase → MKFPKVHSLQEIANLLECEFIGDQNFPVLGMNEIHVVEPGDIVFVDHPKYYDKALQSAATIVLINKKVDCPEGKALLISDDPFRDFNTLTKHFKPFQFANVAVSASATIGEGTHIQPNSFVGNHVKIGKNCLIHSNVSIYDHTVIGDNVIIHAGTILGADAFYYKKRPDGFDQLISGGRVVIEDNVGIGALCTIDKGVTGDTTIGDGTKIDNQVHVGHDSVIGKKCLIASQTGIAGCVVIEDEVTIWGQVGTTSGITIGTKAVIMGQTGVTKSVEGGKSYFGTPIEESREKLKQLANIKKIPEILNKLK, encoded by the coding sequence GCAAATTTGCTTGAGTGCGAATTTATAGGCGACCAAAACTTCCCCGTTTTAGGCATGAATGAAATACATGTTGTTGAACCTGGAGATATTGTTTTCGTTGACCACCCAAAATATTACGATAAAGCTTTACAATCGGCGGCTACAATTGTTTTAATCAACAAAAAAGTAGATTGCCCGGAAGGAAAAGCACTTTTGATCTCTGATGATCCTTTTAGAGATTTTAATACCCTGACCAAACACTTTAAACCTTTTCAATTTGCAAACGTAGCGGTTTCCGCTTCTGCTACCATTGGAGAAGGAACGCACATTCAACCTAATAGTTTTGTTGGAAATCATGTAAAAATTGGAAAGAATTGTTTGATTCATTCTAATGTTTCTATTTATGATCATACCGTTATTGGTGATAATGTAATTATCCATGCCGGAACGATTCTAGGTGCTGACGCTTTTTATTACAAAAAACGTCCGGATGGTTTCGATCAGTTAATTTCAGGCGGTAGAGTTGTGATTGAAGACAATGTTGGTATCGGTGCCCTTTGTACAATTGACAAAGGTGTTACAGGAGATACTACAATCGGGGATGGGACTAAAATTGACAATCAGGTGCATGTTGGACACGATTCTGTAATTGGCAAAAAATGTCTGATCGCTTCACAAACCGGTATTGCCGGCTGTGTTGTTATTGAAGACGAAGTAACAATCTGGGGACAAGTGGGCACCACTAGTGGTATCACGATTGGAACTAAGGCTGTTATTATGGGACAAACAGGTGTTACAAAATCGGTTGAAGGAGGGAAATCTTATTTCGGAACTCCAATCGAAGAATCAAGAGAAAAGTTGAAGCAATTGGCTAATATCAAAAAGATTCCCGAAATTCTAAATAAATTGAAGTAA
- a CDS encoding RNA polymerase sigma factor — MKTKILQTPFDDITLWTNLKEGDEKSFSLLFERYYRDLVNYGNSLSPFAEKVQDCIQDVFTDVWVYRNSLQGSVVVKAYLLSSVRKRIARLHERDHIFRKAASTDSVAFLLKFSVEHELIDDDDDTTRAKVTHLNELLNNLPVRQKEALYLRYHQGLTVEQIAEMLDVNYQSASNLLYRGLLTLRKEWKGTFSIIALLSSSTF, encoded by the coding sequence ATGAAAACCAAAATTTTACAAACCCCATTTGATGACATTACGCTTTGGACTAACCTGAAAGAAGGAGATGAGAAATCATTTTCATTACTATTCGAAAGGTATTACAGAGATTTGGTTAATTACGGTAATTCACTTTCGCCCTTTGCAGAGAAAGTTCAGGATTGCATACAAGATGTGTTTACTGATGTATGGGTCTACAGGAACAGCTTGCAAGGTTCTGTAGTTGTAAAAGCTTATTTATTATCAAGTGTTCGTAAAAGAATTGCACGTTTACACGAAAGAGACCACATCTTTCGCAAAGCAGCAAGCACTGATTCTGTAGCTTTTTTATTGAAATTTTCGGTAGAGCATGAACTTATCGACGATGACGATGATACTACAAGAGCAAAAGTGACGCATTTGAATGAATTATTAAATAATCTTCCGGTAAGACAAAAAGAAGCCTTGTATCTCAGATACCATCAGGGACTTACAGTTGAACAAATCGCAGAAATGCTGGATGTCAATTATCAGTCTGCAAGTAATCTCTTGTACCGCGGTTTACTTACGCTTCGCAAGGAATGGAAAGGTACTTTTTCTATAATTGCACTACTATCCTCAAGTACTTTTTAA
- a CDS encoding FecR family protein, whose amino-acid sequence MQERSTYTEIEDFLSDKSFQSWILSQIDEDGWEEWTLENQQRAKLVEDARLFLLAMKAPNSELSNSDIHKALQDTWSKIEKKENQIDSTQNNTFSFLKKYFLAGVAAALFFCLMSVWFYKSTSSTSHEVVTYNELIDDNKEGLVEQTNNSSKPQIITLSDGSSVLLQPNSKLSYPKIFTGNERKVYLSGEGFFEISKNPKKPFFVYANEIVTKVVGTSFRVKAYSDQPNVEVLVRTGKVKVKSNELVSMSDREVVLLPNQALRFQRSDLTFNKITNITQDKTLVSSVGNIEQLSFEFTDIPVAQIFETIEQAYLIDIDYPKDKLKECHLTTSLSDQPLTEKLRIVCKSIGNNTSFEMNGNQIIILSEGCN is encoded by the coding sequence ATGCAAGAACGTAGTACATATACCGAAATAGAAGATTTTTTATCTGATAAATCATTCCAGTCCTGGATCCTCTCTCAAATTGACGAGGACGGTTGGGAAGAATGGACTTTAGAAAATCAGCAACGTGCGAAATTGGTTGAAGATGCAAGATTGTTTTTGCTTGCAATGAAAGCACCAAATTCAGAATTATCCAATTCCGATATTCACAAAGCGTTGCAGGATACCTGGAGCAAAATTGAAAAAAAAGAGAATCAAATTGATTCCACTCAAAATAACACATTTAGTTTTCTAAAAAAATATTTTTTAGCTGGAGTTGCTGCCGCATTATTTTTTTGCTTAATGTCGGTTTGGTTTTACAAAAGCACTTCAAGCACAAGTCATGAAGTTGTTACCTACAATGAACTAATTGATGACAATAAAGAAGGATTGGTGGAACAAACAAATAATTCCAGCAAACCTCAAATCATTACATTATCAGACGGAAGTTCTGTTTTATTACAACCCAATAGTAAATTAAGTTATCCTAAAATCTTTACCGGAAACGAAAGAAAGGTGTATTTGTCCGGCGAAGGTTTCTTTGAAATTAGTAAAAATCCTAAAAAGCCTTTTTTCGTTTACGCAAACGAAATTGTTACAAAAGTTGTTGGAACCAGCTTTAGGGTTAAAGCTTATTCCGATCAGCCAAATGTAGAAGTTCTCGTTCGCACCGGTAAAGTTAAGGTTAAATCGAATGAATTAGTATCGATGTCGGATAGGGAGGTCGTTTTACTCCCTAATCAGGCATTGCGTTTTCAACGAAGTGATCTAACTTTTAACAAAATCACCAATATTACTCAGGACAAAACATTGGTAAGCAGTGTTGGTAATATCGAACAATTAAGTTTTGAATTTACCGATATACCGGTCGCTCAAATTTTTGAAACAATTGAGCAAGCTTATCTGATTGATATTGATTATCCTAAAGACAAATTAAAGGAGTGTCATCTTACCACTTCGCTTAGCGATCAGCCTCTGACGGAGAAGTTAAGAATTGTATGCAAAAGTATCGGTAATAATACCAGCTTTGAAATGAATGGAAACCAGATTATCATACTATCTGAAGGATGTAATTAA